The following DNA comes from Sphingomonas flavescens.
CCTGGCGCGCAACCCGGTGGCCCGGCGGAAACGCCGGGCCACTCTCCGTTTAGAAGCCTAGCCGCGCGGTGAGACGGATGTCGCGTCCGGCGAGCGGGGCATAATCTTTGAGGTCGCTGGCATGTCGCCGCGCTTCGACATCGAAAATGTTGTTGGCGGTCAGCGATAAGGTCAGCTCCGGGTTGGCGGCATAGGGGTGCCAGTCGAACGACGCATTGACGAGCGTGTAGCCGGGCGTCGTCGTTTCGTTTGGTGCGGCCTTGTTCTGCGACGAGGTGCGCTCGACTTCGATGCGTCCGTCGACCTGGCCGCGCGTGCCGGTCAGGCCGGCCAGGACGCGGAAGGGGGGAATTTCGGGCGCATTGCCGAAGCCCTTGATCTTCGCACGCACCGCGTCGGTGGTGATTTCACCGCCCCAGTCGATGCCGAGCGCCTTGCCGAACTTGACATCGCTCTCCAGCTCAAAGCCGTAATATTTCGCCTTGCCCTGGAGGTGATCGTAAACCGGCAGGCCGTCCTCGATCGCGCCGGTCGGCGCCTGGAAGATGAAGTTGGAGAAGCGGCTGTAATAGACGCTGCCCTGGATGTGCACCGGTCCCACGGTGCGGTGCAGGCTGAGTTCCGCGCCGTTGCTCCGTTCCAGCTTCAGGTTCGGGTCCCCGATGATGAACTGTTCGCTGCCCCCGTGCGGGCCGAAGGCATATAGCTCGCCGATCGAGGGGGCCCGTTCGCTGTGCGAGATCGACAGGCCTGCGCGCCATCCCGGCAGGAATTCGTAGTTCGCGCCGACGGAACCGGACACCGCAGTGAATTTTCGGCTGAACGGGACGGTGCCGACGAGGCTGTTTGAGCCTGCGTCCGCCACCAGGCCTGCGATCAGGGGGTCGGATTTCGCCGTCAGGTCTGCGAAGTCGACGCGGCCGGCGGCTTCCAGCCGCACCTTGCCCGCCTCGATCGACTGGACGGTGAACAGGCCGACGTTCTTCTTACGGCTGTCGGGAAGATACTTCTCGTCGCCGCGGATGCGCGCGTCCTGGCTGAGATACTGGACACCCGTCGTGCCGCCCCAACCGCCGCGCTCGGTCTGCACGAGGTCGGCGCGCATTTCGCCGCCGTTGGAATAAAATCGTGTCCCGACCGCGCCGCTCGGATCGAGTTCGGCGTGATGATATTTGGATAAGCCGCCGCGGAATTCGAACAGCTTGAAGAAGCCGCCAATCGGGGCGTTCACGCGCGCGTCGAGGCGGTTTTGGTGCGCATCGATCGTTGGCGCTTCGGCTTCGACCGCAGGGTCGAGCGAGAAGCGGATCGGCACGCCGTACTTTGAGTCGTGGTGGCTGACGGACAGTCCGACGTTCCAGTCGCCGTCGACGTAAGCCACGCCGGCGGCGGCATCATCCGTGCGTCCTGAGGTATTGGGCAATTTGCCCTTGAGATCGGCCAGCGCGCGGATGTCCGGATCGGTGCTGGCGAGCGCCTGCTTGCGCAGCGGCTCGGACAACAAATACCCGCCAACGTGCAGATCGTCATATTTGGAATAGGCGCCGTCGACGTGGGCGACGAACTTCTTGCCGAGCGGGGCGTCGATGCCGGCGTTGGCTGAGCGCTCATTCGCTGCGCTGCCGTAGTTGAGCAGCACGTCGCCATCGACCTCATCCGGGTGGCGGCGCGGGATACGGCCGTCGATCACGTTGACGACGCCGGCGACGGCCGACGGTGCGTAGAGCAATGCCCCCGGTCCGTGCAGGACCTCGATGCGTTCTGCCGTGAGCGGATTGATCGTGACGGCATGGTCGGGGTCGGACGCTGACAGGTCGAGGCTGCCGATGCCGTCGACAAGGATTGGAGCGCGCTCACCCTGCTCGCCGCGGAGGATCGGTCGCGACGATGATGGCCCGAAGCTGCTTGCGCTGACGCCGGGAAGATCGGCCAGTGTGTCGCCGATGCTGGGCTTCAAATCGTGAGCCAGCTCTTCCGCATCAAGCACTGACACATTGCCGAGCACGTCTCCGGCGCGGCGCTTGGTGCCGGTGATGACGATCGCCTGATCTTCGTCTTCATGTGCGCCGGCAGCGGTCCCTGGTGTCGGTGGCGCTTCGTCGGCGGCTCCGGCGCCGCCATGGTCTCCGTGGTCCACGATCGCCGCGGTGGCCGGGGCCGAGGCTTGCTGAGCTATTGCGGTGGCGGGAACGAAAACGGCTGCCGTGGTCAGCAGCCCGATTGGCAATTTCATGATGATCCTGTCGCGGGGTTTCGTCGCGGCTAGAGCGAATGATATATTATCGCAAGGTGAACGGTTGGTGAAATGTGCCTGCTTTTCGATAAGCGGTGGTTTGAGTTTCGCGGCGGGGCTCGGCTAGGGTCGAGGCATGGCGCACGACCATCACCATCATCATGCGCCAGCGCAGCCCGGCAAAGCGTTCGCTATCGGCATCGGGCTGAACACGGCGTTCGTAATCATCGAGGCCTTTTACGGCTTCTACGCCAATTCGATGGCCCTCGTGGCCGACGCCGGTCACAATCTGTCGGACGTGCTAGGCCTAGTGGTCGCCTGGGCCGGTGCAACGATGGCGCGCAAGTCCGCGACGCCGCGGTTCACCTATGGGCTCAAGAAGGCGTCCATTTTGTCGGCGCTGATCAATTCGCTGTTCCTGCTCGTTGCGGTGGGCGCGATCGGCGCCGAGGCGATACGCCGGCTGTTCCATCCATCGAACACCAATGGCGAATATGTGATCGCGGTCGCGGCCGTCGGCATCGTCATCAACGGACTGACCGCCTGGTTCTTCTCCAAGGATCAGCACGGCGACATCAATGTCCGCGGGGCTTACCTGCACATGCTGTCGGACGCTTTGGTGTCGCTGGCCGTCGTCTTCTCGGGCTTCGTCATCCTGTGGACAGGGCAGCGCTGGGTCGACCCGGTGATGAGCCTCGCCGTTGCCGTCGTCATCCTGTGGGGCAGCATCGGCCTGCTCAAGGAATCGGTGTGGATGTCCCTGGCCGGCGTTCCGAGCGGCATCGACACGGATGAGGTAGAAGCCGCGCTGGCCGAGTTGCCCGGTGTCGCGGACGTGCATCACGTGCACATCTGGCCGCTAAGCACGACCGAGACGGCGCTGACGGCACATATGGTTCAGCCTTCGGGCTCGGCCGACGAGCTGATCAACGCAGCGCAGCACATGCTGCACCATCGTTTCCACATCGAACATTGCACCCTGCAGGTTGAGCGCGGGCACGCGGGCGGCGGGAATTGCGAGACGGAGGATTGTTAGGGTGAATGTCACGCATCTCGAATGCTCGCTGACCGGTGAGCGCTACGAAGCCGGGCATGTCCACAATCTGTCGCGCGCGGGGAAGCCGCTGCTGGTGCGGTACGATCTCGAAGCGGCAAAGCGGGCGCTGACGCGCGAGGATGTGGCAGCGCGTGAGCCAGGCATGTGGAAGTGGCGCGAGTTGCTACCGAACGATGGCGCCCCGGTCAGCCTGGGCGAGATCGAAACGCCGATTGTTGCGTTGCCGAATATTGCGGCAAAAGCGGGCGCTTCCAATCTGCTCGTCAAGGATGAGGGGCGGCTGCCGACCGGATCGTTCAAGGCGCGCGGGCTGGCGATGGCGGTCACGATGGCGCGCCAGTTCGGGGTCGAGAAGATTGCCATGCCGACCAATGGCAATGCCGGTGCGGCGCTGGCGGCTTACGGCGCGCGGGCGGGGATCGAGACGGTGGTGATCTGCCCCGCCGAAACGCCGGAAATCAATGTCACCGAGACCGCCGCCTATGGCGCTCGGGTCTATGTCGCCGATGGGCAGATCGACGAATGCGGCGCGCTGGTCGGGAAGGGCGCGGCTGCCGGGCTGTGGTTCGACTGCTCGACGCTGAAGGAGCCGTATCGCCTCGAGGGCAAGAAGGTGATGGGCTTCGAGCTCGTCGAACAGCTCGGCTGGGAAGTCCCGGACGCGATCTTCTACCCGACCGGCGGCGGCACCGGTTTGATCGGCATGTGGAAGGCATTCGATGAACTGGAAGCGGTCGGCCTGATCGGATCGAAGCGGCCGCGCATGTATGCGGTGCAGGCCGAAGGCTGCGCGCCGATCGTCCGCGCCTTCGAGCAGGGCAACGAGTTCGCGGAGCGGTGGGAGCATGCGGCGACCGTCGCCACGGGCATTCGCGTGCCGAAGGCGGTCGGCGACTTCCTGATCCTGCGCGCGGTGCGCGAGAGTGGCGGCGCCGGCATTGCGGTGGCGGAAGATGCTATCCAGCAGGCGGTTGAAGATGCGGCGCGGGACGACGGGTTTCTGCTCTGTCCGGAAGGCGGCGCGGTGCTCGCGGCGTGGCGCAAGGCGCTGGGCGCGGGCTTGATCGGCAAGGACGAGCGCGTGCTGCTTTTCAACTGTGCCAACGGCAACAAATATCCGCTCCCGGACCGGTCGAAGACGCTGAAGCTGGCGGAAGCGGACCCGGCCGCGCTCTAGTTCAAGGGCGCGCGCGAATTCGCGGAGCCCAGAAACGAGTAAACCCCGCCAACCGAAGTTGGCGGGGTTCCATGTTTCTTTGACCGAAGTCTCCGAAACACAGTCTCTGTTTAGCAGGGATTCGGACGCTGGCGAGTCATATTCGCAGTCGAGCACACGGTATCTGAGGGCGAATCGGTGGATAAGCCTGTGAATCCTGCCGCGACTCGGGAATCTGCGACCGAAATGCGAGTCCGGCGTTCCCGTCCCATGGCCAAGACCCTGCGAATCGCGAGCTACAACATCAACGGCATCAACTCTCGATTTGCGGTGCTCGAGCGCTGGCTGAAGGAGTTTCAGCCGGACATCGTCGGCCTGCAGGAACTCAAGTGCACCGACGACGCCTTTCCGGCGGCGGCGATCGAGGCGCTCGGCTATTCCGCGATCTGGCATGGCCAGCGCGCGTGGAACGGCGTGGCATTGCTGTCGAAGGTGGGAAGGCCGGTGGAGACGCGGCGCGCATTGCCGGCCGATCCGAACCTTGAGCAGAGTCGCTACATCGAGGCCGCGATCTGCGGCATTCTCGTCGGCAACATGTATGCCCCCAACGGCAATCCGCAGCCGGGGCCGAAGTTCGACTACAAGCTGGCCTGGCTCGACGCGCTCAAGGCGTATGCCCAGGATTTGATCGACGGGGAAGTACCCGCGATGCTGATCGGCGATTACAACATCATCCCTACTGACGAGGACGTCTACAAGCCGGAACGGTGGAAAAAGGACGCCTTGTTCGCGCCTGCCGCCCGCGAGAAGTTTCGCGAGCTGGTCGAACAGGGATGGACCGACGCGCTGCGGAAGACGCATCCGGACGAACGGATCTATACCTTCTGGCATTACTGGCGGAATTCGTTCGAGCGGGATGCCGGCATCCGCATCGACCATGCGCTGCTTAGTCCGCCACTGGCCAAGAAGCTGAAGAAGGCTGGCGTCGATCGCACGCCGCGCGGCTGGGAGAAGACCAGCGACCACGGGCCGATGTGGGTCGAACTCAAGCTTTGAGAGTCTGGCCGCGAGAAGTCGCTGGGCCCATAAACGCGTAAACCCCGCCAACCGAAGTTGGCGGGGTTCCATGTTTCTTTGACCGAAGTCTCCGAAACACAATTTTCTAAATAGCCGAAAGGGCCGTTCGTTCCAGCGGATTCGTACGCGCCACTGCAGATAACTGTGCGTGGATCGGTGCGCGACTCTGTGGATGATCTGGAAAAATGGTGCCGGCTGAGGGATTTGAACCCCCGACCTTCGGTTTACAAAACCGCTGCACTACCACTGTGCTAAGCCGGCGCCGCGCGCCGTTTGCTTCATGAGGCGGCGAACGTCCAGCCCTTCAGACCGCGGTGCCGACGAGTCGGCCGATGCCGGCCGTTACCGCCATCGCCGCAGCGCCCCAGAAGGCGACTCGCAGCATGGCCTTGCCGATCGGTGCATCGCCGGCCTTCGCGCCGACCGCGCCGAGGATCGCGAGGAAGATCAGCGATGCGACCGACACGGCTACGATCATCGGCTGGCCGGTCGGGGACAACCAAGCGGCAGCCAAGGGGAGTGCGGCTCCAGTCGTGAACGTCAACGCGGAGGTAATCGCGGCCTGGATCGGGCGGGCCGTGGTCACGTGCGTGATGCTGAGCTCATCCCGCGCATGCGTGCCCAGCGCATCATGGACCATCAACTGCGTGGCAACCTTGTCCGCAGTCTCCTGATCGAGGCCGCGTCCGCGATAGATGTTGGCCAGTTCGGCATGTTCGAACGCCGGGTTCGCCTTAAGCTCCGCTTCCTCGCGCCGGAGATCCGCAGTCTCGGTGTCCGCCTGCGAACTCACCGACACATATTCGCCGGCAGCCATCGACATGGCGCCCGCCACAAGGCCGGCGACCCCTGCGAGAAGAATCTCGCTCTTGCCCGAAGCGGCGGCGGCGACGCCGACGATCAGGCTGGCGGTCGAGACAATGCCGTCGTTGGCGCCGAGCACTGCGGCGCGCAGCCAGCCGATGCGTTCGACCTGATGCCGCTCCGGGTGAAACTTCGTCTCGTCCATGGTCACCTCGCGTCGAGATAGCGCCTCAAGTCACGCCGAATGTCCAGCCTTCGGCTTCTGCAATTGCGGGTGTCAGGCCGTCCGGATCGAACGCACGAGGCTCGGTTTGGGCAAGCTGGCGCATGCCCGCGGCGGTGACTAGCGCATCGGTTTGATGATCGTTCGGCTCGAAGCGCAAGCGGGCGGGCGGACTGCCGAGACCCTTCAGCGCGAGGTTGAGATCAGCGCGGCTGCGAAGCTTCACGCCAGTCAGCCCGGCGCGGCGAAGATATATCCGCGTATAAATCTCGACGATGGCGCTGCGTCCGGCCGGCAGCGGGTCCATTGGCCAAATCGCCACCTTGCCGTCGAGACGATGGAGAAGGCGCATTCCTGCGAAGCTGGCCTTGGCGACCTGCGCGGCGCCGATGGCATCATAAGCGCTGGCCGTCTTGCGCCCGCCCTGCGCGTTCAGGCGCGCGTCGCATTGGCGAAAGCGGACGAAGTCGGCCTTCACTCCATCGGCGATACCGAAATAGAAATGACGGCGATGTGCGAGTTCCAGGAAGCTCGCGGCGCCGAGGTCCTCGTCATCGCAACGATGATCGACATAGGCCCAGAATTCGCGCGCGGTCTTCGGCACATCGGGCTCGCCAATGAGATATTCCCCGCGCTCGACGATGGGTGGAGCGAAGCTGAAGTCGAAGCCAAACAGCGTCGGCTCCTTCGCCGCCTGCCGCAGCAGCCAGTCGGCAACTTCGACGCGCGACCAGACATGCCCGGGCCGGATCAGCCGCGGCGCGGCATCGCCCCGCGCTTCTGCGATGGCGATGCCCTTGTGCCGTTTGCCCTTCGCGCCGGACCAATCGATCGCGACGTAGGCGGAAAAACGGTTCACTTCTTCTTTCGCGGCCGCGCCTTGGGTTTCGCCGCAACCCAATCTCT
Coding sequences within:
- the xth gene encoding exodeoxyribonuclease III; translated protein: MRIASYNINGINSRFAVLERWLKEFQPDIVGLQELKCTDDAFPAAAIEALGYSAIWHGQRAWNGVALLSKVGRPVETRRALPADPNLEQSRYIEAAICGILVGNMYAPNGNPQPGPKFDYKLAWLDALKAYAQDLIDGEVPAMLIGDYNIIPTDEDVYKPERWKKDALFAPAAREKFRELVEQGWTDALRKTHPDERIYTFWHYWRNSFERDAGIRIDHALLSPPLAKKLKKAGVDRTPRGWEKTSDHGPMWVELKL
- a CDS encoding cation diffusion facilitator family transporter → MAHDHHHHHAPAQPGKAFAIGIGLNTAFVIIEAFYGFYANSMALVADAGHNLSDVLGLVVAWAGATMARKSATPRFTYGLKKASILSALINSLFLLVAVGAIGAEAIRRLFHPSNTNGEYVIAVAAVGIVINGLTAWFFSKDQHGDINVRGAYLHMLSDALVSLAVVFSGFVILWTGQRWVDPVMSLAVAVVILWGSIGLLKESVWMSLAGVPSGIDTDEVEAALAELPGVADVHHVHIWPLSTTETALTAHMVQPSGSADELINAAQHMLHHRFHIEHCTLQVERGHAGGGNCETEDC
- a CDS encoding threonine synthase, which gives rise to MNVTHLECSLTGERYEAGHVHNLSRAGKPLLVRYDLEAAKRALTREDVAAREPGMWKWRELLPNDGAPVSLGEIETPIVALPNIAAKAGASNLLVKDEGRLPTGSFKARGLAMAVTMARQFGVEKIAMPTNGNAGAALAAYGARAGIETVVICPAETPEINVTETAAYGARVYVADGQIDECGALVGKGAAAGLWFDCSTLKEPYRLEGKKVMGFELVEQLGWEVPDAIFYPTGGGTGLIGMWKAFDELEAVGLIGSKRPRMYAVQAEGCAPIVRAFEQGNEFAERWEHAATVATGIRVPKAVGDFLILRAVRESGGAGIAVAEDAIQQAVEDAARDDGFLLCPEGGAVLAAWRKALGAGLIGKDERVLLFNCANGNKYPLPDRSKTLKLAEADPAAL
- a CDS encoding TonB-dependent receptor, whose product is MKLPIGLLTTAAVFVPATAIAQQASAPATAAIVDHGDHGGAGAADEAPPTPGTAAGAHEDEDQAIVITGTKRRAGDVLGNVSVLDAEELAHDLKPSIGDTLADLPGVSASSFGPSSSRPILRGEQGERAPILVDGIGSLDLSASDPDHAVTINPLTAERIEVLHGPGALLYAPSAVAGVVNVIDGRIPRRHPDEVDGDVLLNYGSAANERSANAGIDAPLGKKFVAHVDGAYSKYDDLHVGGYLLSEPLRKQALASTDPDIRALADLKGKLPNTSGRTDDAAAGVAYVDGDWNVGLSVSHHDSKYGVPIRFSLDPAVEAEAPTIDAHQNRLDARVNAPIGGFFKLFEFRGGLSKYHHAELDPSGAVGTRFYSNGGEMRADLVQTERGGWGGTTGVQYLSQDARIRGDEKYLPDSRKKNVGLFTVQSIEAGKVRLEAAGRVDFADLTAKSDPLIAGLVADAGSNSLVGTVPFSRKFTAVSGSVGANYEFLPGWRAGLSISHSERAPSIGELYAFGPHGGSEQFIIGDPNLKLERSNGAELSLHRTVGPVHIQGSVYYSRFSNFIFQAPTGAIEDGLPVYDHLQGKAKYYGFELESDVKFGKALGIDWGGEITTDAVRAKIKGFGNAPEIPPFRVLAGLTGTRGQVDGRIEVERTSSQNKAAPNETTTPGYTLVNASFDWHPYAANPELTLSLTANNIFDVEARRHASDLKDYAPLAGRDIRLTARLGF
- a CDS encoding VIT family protein, producing MDETKFHPERHQVERIGWLRAAVLGANDGIVSTASLIVGVAAAASGKSEILLAGVAGLVAGAMSMAAGEYVSVSSQADTETADLRREEAELKANPAFEHAELANIYRGRGLDQETADKVATQLMVHDALGTHARDELSITHVTTARPIQAAITSALTFTTGAALPLAAAWLSPTGQPMIVAVSVASLIFLAILGAVGAKAGDAPIGKAMLRVAFWGAAAMAVTAGIGRLVGTAV